One genomic region from Conexibacter woesei Iso977N encodes:
- a CDS encoding tyrosine-type recombinase/integrase translates to MGCDPTTGRTGAAAVVNATTEAINLGRPRPYDLRHSFASLMIRDGNTSIVELAEQLGHSPTETLKTYAHVFAEHRRQPRVPASDLIRAARSAS, encoded by the coding sequence ATTGGATGCGACCCGACGACTGGAAGAACTGGCGCCGCCGCCGTCGTCAACGCGACAACCGAGGCCATCAACCTCGGCCGCCCACGCCCTTACGACCTCCGCCACTCCTTCGCCTCGCTGATGATCCGCGACGGCAACACCTCGATCGTCGAGCTCGCCGAGCAACTCGGCCACTCACCGACCGAGACGCTGAAGACCTACGCTCACGTCTTCGCCGAGCACCGGCGACAGCCTCGCGTGCCGGCGAGCGACCTCATCCGAGCGGCTCGGTCGGCGTCCTGA
- a CDS encoding ATP-binding protein has protein sequence MPGFRASARTVDLLGRQQIAGIPTAISELFKNAHDAYAQHVEVDLLRPQNLLVLRDDGIGMTEADFVDRWLTLGTESKVEGSGLGRPPKPRNAAARPVLGEKGIGRLAIASIGPQTLVVTRAQRGSTLHEPIVALISWTLFQLPGISLDDILVPIRRLPNGRLPTAALVREMSAEVLANLRAVAPRASSDLVARATAQLEDLSLDPASLDALLGRPSLSGDGHGTQFFVSPVEGALIADLDAERVEWGTSDVKRTLIGFANTMTPGHSAERITTAFRDHQSAEVVTDVIGSDEFFTEEEFRRADHHIQGTFDEYGQFSGTVTVFDQPPQDHRVPWPDARGRKLDCGPFRLNLAVVQGDRQESLLDRDTWVELTRKMNAIGGLYIYRDAIRVLPYGNADNDFLEIERNRTKNAGRYYFSYRRMFGVVELDSDENRALQEKAGREGFLDNRAYRQFRGVLRNFFVRTAFDYFAVEGAASAAYQETRDNLQAANREAERQEKLKRKRRRAYALELEERFRQVQAGQPELDAAAVLNELDGRLSAAAGDRDTSHATEEFVRAEIEARRELERVRARYRLAAPRGLGLSRSVRNEAASYNREFERLDHEVIRPAAEQIDALVALRSEDLKLALDRRLRLEALIDEVARRGVTSVGRAARDARERARSVSDGVDELARTARKQLEAVINDTRADVARLDVSSISESELVEHRLRLEATVDQAAEHERELLDALIEQLGGIALARNGGGDAVSALQAQQQQEDKLLALEDRADVDLEMATQGLAIQVINHEFAHSIGAVRENLKRLSAWSQVNPDLRRLYGDIRASFDHLDGYLRLFTPLQRRLNRRRESIAGGEIVAYVEDVFRRSIDEARAGTREPLLVASADFRHHEVVGYRSTFYPVFVNLVDNALYWAERASDRPQVRLGVRGRTLTVCDNGPGIEPRHRDQIFEMGWTLKPGGRGAGLNISRQVLDAEGWSLEVVPSESGACLGLQPREDPESSD, from the coding sequence GTGCCTGGCTTCCGCGCTAGCGCGCGAACCGTCGATCTATTGGGGCGTCAGCAGATCGCAGGGATCCCCACCGCGATCAGCGAGCTGTTCAAGAACGCCCACGACGCGTACGCACAACACGTTGAGGTTGACCTACTCCGGCCTCAAAACCTCCTTGTTCTCCGCGACGACGGCATCGGGATGACCGAGGCTGATTTCGTCGATCGCTGGTTGACGCTTGGGACTGAGAGCAAGGTCGAAGGGTCTGGACTCGGTCGGCCACCAAAGCCGCGAAACGCTGCGGCACGCCCGGTTCTCGGCGAGAAAGGCATCGGCCGACTGGCGATTGCGTCGATCGGGCCCCAGACGCTCGTTGTCACGCGTGCACAACGCGGTAGCACGTTGCACGAGCCGATCGTCGCCTTGATTAGCTGGACGCTTTTCCAACTGCCGGGTATCAGCCTCGACGACATTCTGGTGCCGATCCGACGCCTCCCCAACGGTCGGCTTCCGACCGCGGCATTGGTCCGTGAGATGTCGGCCGAAGTCCTCGCGAACCTTCGAGCGGTGGCGCCTCGGGCTAGTTCCGACCTGGTCGCCCGCGCAACGGCACAGCTTGAAGACTTGAGCTTGGACCCAGCATCACTTGATGCTCTCCTCGGCAGACCGTCCCTCTCCGGCGATGGACACGGGACGCAGTTCTTCGTGTCTCCGGTTGAAGGTGCCTTAATCGCCGACCTCGACGCCGAGAGAGTTGAGTGGGGAACGTCGGACGTGAAGCGAACACTCATCGGGTTCGCGAACACAATGACGCCTGGTCATTCCGCTGAGCGCATCACGACAGCATTTCGCGACCATCAGAGCGCAGAAGTCGTGACCGACGTCATCGGGTCAGATGAGTTCTTCACTGAAGAGGAATTCCGGAGAGCGGACCACCACATCCAGGGGACGTTCGATGAATACGGCCAGTTTTCTGGAACAGTGACCGTGTTCGACCAGCCGCCACAAGACCATCGTGTCCCGTGGCCAGACGCCCGCGGTCGCAAACTTGACTGCGGGCCATTTCGTCTGAATCTAGCCGTCGTCCAGGGCGATCGCCAGGAGAGCCTTCTCGACCGCGACACGTGGGTTGAACTGACCCGCAAGATGAATGCCATTGGCGGTCTTTACATCTATCGCGACGCGATTCGCGTCCTTCCCTATGGAAACGCCGATAACGACTTTCTGGAGATCGAGCGCAACCGAACGAAGAACGCTGGGCGCTACTACTTTTCGTATCGGCGGATGTTCGGGGTCGTGGAACTCGACTCCGACGAGAACCGAGCACTTCAGGAAAAGGCTGGCCGTGAAGGCTTCCTCGACAATCGCGCCTACCGTCAATTTCGCGGTGTCCTGCGCAACTTCTTCGTCCGCACAGCCTTTGACTACTTCGCTGTCGAAGGGGCGGCTTCCGCCGCCTACCAAGAGACTCGCGACAACCTGCAGGCAGCGAATCGGGAAGCCGAGCGCCAGGAAAAGCTGAAGCGAAAGCGACGACGCGCTTATGCGCTGGAGTTGGAAGAACGCTTTCGGCAGGTCCAAGCAGGCCAGCCCGAGCTGGACGCTGCAGCTGTTCTCAATGAACTCGATGGCCGCTTGAGCGCAGCAGCCGGTGACCGCGACACCAGTCACGCCACGGAAGAGTTCGTCCGTGCGGAGATCGAAGCCCGCCGCGAGCTTGAGAGAGTGCGGGCGCGCTATCGCCTCGCGGCGCCGCGCGGTCTCGGTCTATCGCGATCGGTGCGCAACGAGGCGGCGTCATATAACCGCGAATTCGAGCGGCTCGACCACGAGGTGATCCGGCCAGCAGCCGAACAGATCGACGCGCTCGTCGCACTGCGATCTGAAGATCTGAAACTCGCCCTGGACCGCCGGCTCCGGCTGGAGGCGTTGATCGACGAGGTCGCCCGACGCGGGGTTACCTCAGTTGGTCGAGCCGCGCGAGACGCCCGAGAGCGTGCACGAAGCGTGTCGGACGGCGTCGACGAGCTCGCTCGGACAGCCCGCAAGCAGTTGGAAGCAGTGATCAACGACACACGCGCAGACGTTGCACGCCTAGACGTGTCGTCGATCTCTGAGTCTGAACTCGTTGAGCATCGACTTCGCCTCGAGGCAACCGTGGATCAGGCCGCAGAGCACGAGCGCGAGTTGTTGGACGCACTTATCGAGCAACTCGGGGGCATCGCGCTCGCTCGCAACGGGGGCGGCGACGCAGTCAGTGCGCTTCAGGCACAACAACAACAAGAGGACAAGCTTCTCGCCCTTGAGGATCGCGCCGATGTCGACCTGGAGATGGCAACACAGGGTTTGGCGATCCAGGTCATCAACCATGAGTTCGCGCATTCCATCGGTGCAGTGCGAGAAAATCTGAAGCGGCTCAGCGCGTGGTCTCAGGTGAACCCGGACCTGCGGCGACTCTACGGTGATATCCGGGCATCATTCGATCACCTTGACGGCTATCTCCGACTGTTTACACCGCTGCAGCGACGGCTGAACCGGCGGCGCGAATCAATTGCGGGCGGCGAGATCGTCGCGTACGTAGAAGACGTCTTCCGGCGATCAATTGACGAGGCTCGCGCTGGGACGCGCGAACCGCTGCTCGTTGCGTCAGCAGATTTCCGCCATCATGAGGTCGTTGGCTATCGGTCGACGTTCTATCCCGTGTTCGTCAACCTGGTCGACAACGCTCTGTACTGGGCGGAGCGGGCCTCTGACCGTCCGCAGGTTCGACTCGGCGTCCGCGGCAGGACACTAACCGTCTGCGACAACGGTCCGGGCATCGAGCCGCGTCACCGCGACCAGATCTTCGAGATGGGGTGGACACTGAAGCCAGGCGGTCGGGGGGCCGGGCTCAACATCTCGCGTCAGGTACTCGACGCCGAGGGCTGGTCTCTAGAGGTGGTGCCGTCGGAATCTGGCGCATGCCTTGGTTTGCAACCGCGAGAGGACCCCGAAAGTAGTGACTGA